The following proteins are encoded in a genomic region of Sulfurovum indicum:
- a CDS encoding J domain-containing protein has protein sequence MNNLVETIEEALDILELPKLITKEDIKKQYRFLAKKNHPDIGGDAQKMEQLNRAYKLLMQYIEEFRYTFDEEEINRQFPGVEHDRRFRP, from the coding sequence ATGAATAACCTTGTTGAGACTATTGAAGAGGCACTGGATATTTTGGAGCTTCCTAAACTTATTACGAAAGAGGATATAAAAAAGCAGTATCGGTTCCTTGCAAAGAAGAATCATCCCGATATCGGAGGAGATGCCCAGAAGATGGAACAACTGAACCGTGCCTATAAACTTTTGATGCAGTATATAGAGGAGTTTCGTTATACTTTTGATGAAGAAGAGATAAACAGACAATTTCCAGGAGTTGAGCATGACCGGCGATTCAGACCATAG
- a CDS encoding phosphoribosyltransferase: MTGDSDHSHYFEDREDAARQLIETLPLELLRENETVVIGVSEGGVYFADKIAKSLDAQMDILLTEPVLAPNNPEVAIAMVSETEEVVLHKVLVDAFDINEDFVYNEAQRKYDEEVLGYVYKYRKGKDILSLKGKYVILADECIETGLTMMVALKSVIAREAKNIYIATPVLDRAVYENLIAVCDGVFCPHKIQDYISIEYYYKNFRHLDFDEILRIVESYEKFKKQTE; the protein is encoded by the coding sequence ATGACCGGCGATTCAGACCATAGTCACTACTTTGAAGATCGTGAAGATGCTGCCAGACAACTGATAGAAACACTGCCGCTTGAATTGTTGCGTGAAAATGAAACTGTTGTAATAGGTGTAAGTGAAGGGGGTGTTTATTTTGCAGACAAGATAGCAAAATCACTGGATGCACAGATGGATATACTACTCACTGAGCCGGTTTTGGCTCCTAATAATCCTGAAGTAGCAATAGCAATGGTTTCTGAGACTGAAGAGGTTGTTCTTCATAAAGTACTGGTAGATGCTTTTGATATCAATGAGGATTTTGTTTACAATGAAGCACAGCGAAAATATGATGAAGAGGTGCTTGGATATGTCTATAAATATCGGAAAGGAAAGGATATTCTCTCTTTGAAAGGAAAGTATGTAATACTTGCCGATGAATGTATAGAGACAGGACTTACGATGATGGTGGCTCTTAAGTCCGTCATCGCCAGAGAGGCAAAGAATATATATATTGCGACCCCGGTTCTGGACAGAGCTGTCTATGAGAACCTTATAGCTGTATGTGACGGTGTTTTCTGCCCTCATAAGATACAAGACTATATTTCGATAGAATACTATTATAAAAATTTCAGACATTTGGATTTTGATGAGATACTGCGGATTGTTGAATCATACGAGAAGTTTAAAAAACAAACAGAATAA
- a CDS encoding polyribonucleotide nucleotidyltransferase, translated as MREEIIKVNVNHLDEIYECNKVAKQASGAVMYRQGKAVLIAAVAIDEKPVEEDFLPLTVQYIEKAYAAAKIPGGFIKRETKPGDFETLTSRIVDRSLRPLFPSGFHYPVTISVMVVSSDNEVDMQVAALHAASAALFVSDIPVTQSIAAVRIGKIDDALVVNPTLSQQDESVLDLLVVGSGKDILMIEMRTMASEVIDDIEVDTIDPMMGATPLIMEHQESNEIDEDALVEAIALAQDAIEKASEVYSTALGPIVRESLQLELADEKIDESLYSFIENNYAQAVEAAISHMAKSERSTELKKVRAQIMEALDSEGKEADKGLVTKVLERYKKTVVRSMILEKGVRADGRALDEVRPISIETNILPSVHGSCLFTRGQTQVLVTATLGDKKDAQMFELITHKGTQTENFMVHYNFPGYSVGEASFIGAPGRRELGHGNLAKRALEPAIPLNYDGTIRLVSEVLESNGSSSMATICGGSLALRSADVDMLNLVAGIAMGLVSDGKRHAVLSDIMGLEDHDGDMDFKIAGTKNGITALQMDIKLGGIDLAVLKEALIQANRGKNHILEIMEEAEKNIVESEALPSTEHFTINPSKIGDIIGKAGATIRDIIEKFEVSIDLDRDAGGVKVSGDDKEKVAAAKEHIKKIADAPVRKQMSYEVGKTYRGKVKKVVDFGVFVEMPDGFDALLHISKVAKERVDNLDERYSEGDGIDVVVMEQRGKKVELATPEYLA; from the coding sequence ATGAGAGAAGAGATCATAAAGGTCAATGTCAATCATCTTGACGAAATCTATGAGTGTAATAAAGTTGCCAAACAGGCAAGCGGTGCAGTAATGTACCGTCAGGGGAAAGCAGTGTTGATCGCTGCAGTAGCTATTGATGAGAAACCGGTTGAAGAAGATTTCCTCCCTTTAACAGTACAATACATCGAAAAGGCATATGCCGCGGCAAAAATTCCGGGAGGTTTCATTAAGCGTGAAACAAAGCCCGGCGATTTTGAGACATTAACATCACGTATTGTTGACCGCTCCCTGAGACCACTATTTCCTTCAGGCTTTCACTACCCTGTAACGATTTCGGTCATGGTAGTAAGCAGTGACAATGAAGTCGATATGCAGGTCGCTGCACTGCATGCAGCTTCAGCCGCACTTTTTGTGTCTGATATACCGGTTACACAGAGTATTGCAGCAGTACGTATAGGAAAGATAGATGATGCATTGGTTGTGAACCCGACACTTTCCCAGCAGGATGAAAGTGTTCTTGATCTGCTTGTCGTCGGTTCTGGAAAAGATATACTTATGATTGAAATGCGTACGATGGCTTCAGAGGTTATTGATGATATAGAAGTTGATACGATTGATCCGATGATGGGAGCTACACCATTAATAATGGAGCATCAGGAGAGCAATGAGATTGATGAAGATGCTTTGGTTGAAGCGATCGCTTTGGCACAGGATGCAATAGAGAAGGCCAGCGAAGTGTACAGTACAGCATTGGGCCCGATAGTAAGAGAAAGCCTTCAGCTTGAATTGGCAGATGAGAAGATTGATGAGTCACTTTACAGCTTTATAGAGAATAATTATGCTCAGGCGGTGGAAGCAGCCATATCACATATGGCAAAATCTGAACGTTCTACAGAGTTGAAAAAAGTACGTGCCCAGATCATGGAGGCGCTTGACTCAGAAGGTAAAGAGGCTGACAAAGGGCTTGTAACCAAAGTACTTGAGCGCTATAAAAAAACAGTAGTCCGAAGTATGATCCTTGAGAAAGGTGTCCGTGCAGACGGACGTGCACTGGATGAAGTCAGACCGATCAGTATTGAAACGAACATACTCCCTTCTGTGCATGGTTCCTGCCTCTTCACCCGTGGCCAGACACAGGTTTTGGTAACGGCGACATTGGGGGATAAAAAAGATGCACAGATGTTTGAACTTATTACCCATAAAGGCACACAGACAGAAAACTTTATGGTCCATTACAACTTTCCAGGTTACTCTGTAGGTGAAGCCTCTTTTATAGGTGCACCCGGAAGAAGAGAACTGGGGCATGGAAATCTTGCCAAAAGAGCATTGGAACCTGCTATACCATTAAACTATGACGGTACTATCCGTTTGGTTTCTGAAGTGCTGGAGAGTAATGGTTCCTCTTCTATGGCAACGATCTGTGGCGGATCGCTGGCCCTGCGTTCCGCAGATGTTGATATGCTCAATCTTGTTGCAGGTATTGCGATGGGGCTTGTCAGTGATGGTAAACGTCATGCAGTACTTTCGGATATTATGGGACTTGAAGACCATGACGGAGATATGGATTTCAAGATCGCAGGAACTAAAAACGGTATTACAGCACTGCAGATGGATATCAAGCTGGGAGGTATAGATCTTGCAGTACTTAAGGAAGCACTTATCCAGGCAAACAGAGGCAAGAACCATATTCTGGAGATCATGGAAGAGGCTGAAAAGAATATTGTTGAGAGTGAAGCGCTGCCGAGTACGGAACACTTTACGATCAATCCAAGTAAGATTGGTGACATCATAGGGAAAGCAGGAGCAACTATCCGTGATATTATTGAGAAGTTCGAAGTAAGTATTGACCTTGACCGGGATGCAGGAGGGGTGAAAGTCTCCGGGGATGACAAGGAGAAAGTTGCTGCAGCAAAAGAACACATTAAAAAGATCGCAGATGCACCGGTACGCAAACAGATGAGCTATGAAGTAGGCAAAACGTATCGAGGCAAGGTTAAAAAAGTAGTTGACTTTGGTGTTTTTGTTGAGATGCCTGACGGTTTTGATGCATTGCTGCATATTTCAAAAGTTGCCAAAGAGCGTGTAGATAATCTTGATGAACGCTACAGTGAGGGTGACGGGATAGATGTGGTGGTAATGGAGCAGAGAGGCAAAAAGGTCGAGCTTGCCACACCGGAATATTTAGCATAA
- a CDS encoding F0F1 ATP synthase subunit C yields the protein MKKFFLLFLALGAVAFAGEGESMIKAYSVVAAGVGLGLAALGGAIGMGHTAAATIAGTARNPGLGGKLMTTMFIALAMIEAQVIYTLVIALIALYANPFIG from the coding sequence ATGAAAAAGTTTTTCTTACTTTTCTTGGCACTTGGTGCTGTTGCATTCGCTGGTGAAGGTGAATCTATGATCAAAGCTTACTCAGTAGTTGCTGCAGGTGTTGGTCTTGGTCTTGCTGCACTTGGTGGTGCAATCGGTATGGGACACACTGCTGCTGCTACAATTGCAGGTACAGCTAGAAACCCTGGTCTTGGCGGTAAGCTGATGACTACAATGTTCATTGCTCTTGCGATGATCGAAGCACAGGTTATCTATACATTGGTAATCGCGCTTATTGCTCTTTACGCTAACCCATTCATCGGTTAA
- a CDS encoding HU family DNA-binding protein, whose translation MTKAEFVELVQKNGEFESKAAAERAVKAFIDSVTEALTKKESVSLVGFGTFSTAEVAEKSGTVPGTDKTYTKPAHTAPKFKFGKTLKDAVAGN comes from the coding sequence ATGACAAAAGCAGAATTTGTTGAGTTAGTGCAAAAGAATGGTGAATTTGAGAGTAAAGCAGCAGCAGAGAGAGCAGTAAAAGCATTCATTGATTCTGTAACTGAAGCATTGACTAAAAAAGAGTCGGTTTCTCTTGTAGGTTTTGGAACTTTCTCAACAGCTGAAGTGGCAGAGAAGAGCGGTACTGTACCTGGTACAGATAAAACGTATACCAAGCCGGCACATACAGCACCAAAGTTCAAGTTTGGTAAAACGCTCAAAGACGCAGTTGCCGGTAACTAG
- a CDS encoding DUF5718 family protein, which produces MDLKSVIGLGVAGNFAHHLEQAGELKDFENVVTVEPDAPKGIFPFYLPKTDTFLGVYSIGTDTLTLPAYEANAQVEPEIAVLFDIIYDKDKNVIDLVAQKFTTFNDCTIRKEGAKKISEKKSWGINSKGIGDKWIAIDKFEEGGVMDSYHLCSFVKRDGLIHPYGVDAPLLGYSYFYTKLKTWLIDKMNTQEDFGPLENISEHLKACNYPKQALISIGATAYTEFGENNYLQSGDEVYVVAYDKNVDDTSFETSATKIILHQTVYS; this is translated from the coding sequence ATGGACTTGAAAAGTGTCATCGGCTTAGGTGTAGCAGGGAATTTTGCACACCATTTGGAGCAGGCAGGGGAATTGAAAGATTTTGAAAATGTAGTTACGGTTGAACCGGATGCACCAAAGGGTATATTCCCTTTCTATCTTCCCAAAACGGATACATTTTTGGGAGTTTACTCCATAGGAACAGACACACTTACTCTTCCAGCCTATGAAGCAAATGCGCAGGTTGAGCCGGAGATAGCAGTACTTTTTGATATCATTTATGATAAAGATAAAAATGTGATAGACCTGGTCGCACAAAAATTTACTACTTTCAATGATTGTACGATTCGTAAAGAGGGTGCAAAAAAGATCTCAGAGAAAAAGTCTTGGGGGATCAACTCTAAAGGCATAGGTGACAAATGGATAGCTATAGACAAGTTTGAGGAGGGTGGGGTCATGGACAGTTATCATCTCTGCTCGTTTGTCAAGCGTGACGGGCTTATACATCCATACGGAGTAGATGCACCGCTTCTGGGATACAGTTATTTCTATACCAAGCTTAAAACCTGGCTGATAGATAAGATGAATACACAAGAGGATTTTGGACCATTGGAAAATATATCTGAGCATCTCAAAGCATGTAATTATCCTAAACAGGCACTTATCTCCATTGGGGCTACTGCCTATACAGAGTTTGGTGAAAACAATTATTTACAAAGCGGTGATGAAGTTTATGTTGTCGCGTATGATAAAAATGTAGATGACACCAGTTTTGAAACATCTGCGACTAAAATAATACTACATCAAACAGTGTACTCTTAG
- a CDS encoding IS256 family transposase, with translation MNEEFDINEAIEAIKAGTPIDGKDGVLAPLIKQLTEAALEAELETHLSNEIRNRKNGRSSKTMKSSVGEFDLEVPRDRNGTFEPQFVKKHQTHMSDQIEQKILALYALGNSYAQISEHIEDFYGVHFSKATISAVTDKVIPLLKEWQQRPLEKVYPFVWLDAIHYKIKENGKYVSKAIYTILGVNLSGRKEILGLYLSENEGANFWLQVLTDLSNRGIEDILIASVDGLKGFPEAINTTFPQTEVQLCIVHQIRNSLKYVASKNQKEFMKDLKRVYQAISKEAAELELDRLEEKWGDKYPIVINSWRNKWENLSYYFKYPEDIRRIIYTTNIIESVHRQFRKLTKTKGAFPNENSLLKLLYMGIQNAQKKWTMPMRNWSLTISQLAIFFEGRLDKALEL, from the coding sequence ATGAACGAGGAGTTCGATATCAATGAAGCCATTGAGGCGATCAAGGCAGGCACACCCATAGACGGTAAAGACGGAGTACTTGCTCCGCTCATCAAACAGTTGACAGAAGCAGCTCTGGAGGCAGAGCTTGAAACACATCTGAGTAATGAGATCCGCAACCGTAAGAATGGCAGATCCTCCAAAACAATGAAAAGTTCTGTAGGCGAGTTCGATCTTGAAGTGCCCAGAGACCGTAACGGAACTTTCGAGCCCCAATTTGTTAAAAAACACCAAACCCATATGTCAGATCAGATAGAGCAGAAGATACTGGCACTCTATGCTCTTGGTAATTCTTATGCACAGATCAGTGAACATATTGAAGACTTCTATGGCGTACATTTTTCCAAAGCCACCATCAGTGCCGTAACAGATAAAGTGATTCCCTTGCTCAAAGAGTGGCAGCAAAGACCATTGGAGAAGGTCTATCCCTTCGTATGGCTTGATGCCATACACTACAAAATAAAAGAGAACGGAAAATATGTCTCTAAAGCCATCTATACAATTCTTGGCGTGAATCTCTCAGGCAGAAAAGAGATACTGGGCTTATATCTGTCAGAGAATGAAGGAGCCAACTTCTGGCTGCAGGTTCTAACCGATTTGAGCAACAGAGGCATAGAAGATATCCTCATTGCCTCCGTAGATGGATTAAAGGGCTTTCCTGAAGCCATTAATACCACTTTCCCACAAACAGAAGTCCAACTGTGCATCGTACATCAGATACGGAATTCTCTCAAATATGTCGCTTCTAAAAACCAGAAGGAGTTCATGAAAGATCTCAAACGGGTCTATCAGGCAATTTCTAAAGAGGCAGCGGAACTTGAACTTGACAGGCTCGAAGAGAAGTGGGGAGACAAGTATCCTATTGTCATCAATTCTTGGAGGAACAAGTGGGAGAACCTCTCTTACTACTTCAAATATCCGGAAGATATCAGGCGTATTATCTATACGACCAATATCATCGAATCGGTTCATAGACAGTTCAGAAAACTGACCAAGACCAAAGGAGCGTTTCCTAATGAAAACTCACTGCTGAAACTGTTATATATGGGGATTCAAAACGCCCAGAAGAAATGGACGATGCCTATGAGAAATTGGAGCCTCACCATCTCCCAGTTGGCTATCTTCTTTGAGGGAAGATTGGATAAGGCTCTGGAGTTGTGA
- a CDS encoding ferritin family protein, translating into MRQYETYRCNKCGNEVEVQKVGGGTLVCCGEEMECITSNLTAVNLMKAFAGESQARNKYEFFAKVAYEEGLHRIAKHFQEAADNEKYHAMAEYKAYNKLVKDIELDTTQKNLMYAADGERYEHEEMYPNFAAIAKEEGLNEIARLFRAISKVEVEHEAEYLELKRILEAEGFFESVNNEEWICEVCGHVHRGKKPPEKCPLCKADKEYFKKKCQDSSRGDC; encoded by the coding sequence ATGAGACAATACGAAACATACAGATGCAATAAGTGTGGTAACGAAGTAGAAGTACAGAAAGTCGGAGGCGGCACTCTTGTCTGCTGTGGTGAAGAGATGGAGTGCATTACCTCCAACCTTACAGCTGTCAACCTGATGAAAGCTTTTGCCGGTGAAAGTCAGGCAAGGAACAAATATGAATTCTTTGCTAAAGTTGCCTATGAAGAAGGTCTGCATCGTATCGCAAAACATTTTCAGGAAGCTGCGGACAATGAAAAATACCATGCAATGGCAGAATACAAAGCCTATAACAAGCTGGTAAAAGATATAGAACTCGATACTACACAAAAAAATCTTATGTATGCGGCTGATGGTGAGCGCTACGAGCATGAAGAGATGTATCCGAACTTTGCTGCCATTGCCAAAGAAGAAGGCCTCAATGAGATTGCCAGGCTATTTAGAGCTATCAGTAAAGTAGAAGTGGAACATGAAGCAGAATATTTAGAACTGAAACGTATCCTTGAAGCAGAGGGTTTCTTTGAAAGCGTAAACAATGAAGAGTGGATCTGCGAAGTGTGCGGGCATGTTCACAGAGGGAAAAAACCACCCGAGAAATGTCCGTTATGTAAAGCAGACAAAGAGTACTTTAAAAAGAAATGCCAAGACTCAAGTCGCGGGGACTGTTAG
- a CDS encoding ferritin-like domain-containing protein — MGKRGNSIIKGIELDEIITVLNKAYADEWLAYYQYFIEAKVIRGIMKDAAIAELTQHAADELRHANMIADRILQLGGTPLLSPKEWFIHANCGYEEPKDFDVVSILEDSIKGEQCAISIYSQLAEMTKDKDIVTYDIVSQILADEVEHEEDLQALHDDITEFITDIKKKIN; from the coding sequence ATGGGAAAAAGAGGAAATTCGATCATTAAAGGAATTGAGCTTGATGAGATCATTACGGTACTCAATAAAGCCTATGCAGATGAGTGGCTTGCTTACTATCAATACTTTATTGAAGCAAAAGTAATAAGAGGCATTATGAAAGATGCTGCCATAGCTGAGCTTACACAGCATGCAGCAGATGAACTGCGGCACGCCAATATGATAGCGGATCGTATTCTCCAACTGGGAGGAACACCATTACTGAGCCCCAAAGAGTGGTTTATACATGCAAACTGCGGCTATGAAGAACCTAAAGATTTTGATGTAGTAAGTATACTGGAAGACTCTATCAAAGGTGAGCAATGTGCTATTTCCATCTATTCCCAACTGGCAGAAATGACCAAAGATAAAGATATCGTTACTTATGACATCGTAAGTCAGATACTTGCTGATGAAGTAGAGCACGAAGAGGATTTACAAGCCTTACATGATGATATTACTGAGTTTATCACTGATATCAAGAAAAAGATAAACTAA
- the dnaJ gene encoding molecular chaperone DnaJ encodes MTEMDYYEVLEVSRDCTGAELKKAYRKLALKYHPDRNPDDKEAEEKFKIINEAYQILSDDEKRAVYDRYGKAGLEGQGMGGGFGSANMDDIMDIFNSMFGGSGGFGGGFGRSRRDPGQKYALDFEIELPLQFNEAVFGCEKKIDITYKTYCRDCEGTGAKDAKLSTCDYCGGQGQVVMRQGFMTFAQECPKCHGVGKKIEQKCPTCKGKGYENKEDTVTIKVPAGVDSGNRLRVQGYGNEARNGQRGDLYLTFYVEEDEHFIRNGNDVYIEVPVFFTQAILGATITIPALQGELELELKQGTKDKEQFIFDNEGIPDVHSGRKGRLIAQIKMILPKKINEEQKELLEKLQESYGVESHPHKSTFESAFDRIKSWFKN; translated from the coding sequence ATGACCGAAATGGATTATTATGAAGTGCTTGAGGTCAGCAGAGACTGTACCGGTGCAGAGCTGAAAAAGGCCTATAGAAAACTGGCACTTAAATACCACCCGGACAGAAATCCGGATGACAAAGAGGCTGAAGAAAAATTCAAGATCATTAACGAAGCCTACCAGATACTTAGTGATGATGAAAAGCGTGCAGTCTATGACCGTTATGGAAAAGCCGGTCTGGAAGGCCAGGGAATGGGTGGCGGTTTTGGCAGTGCGAACATGGATGACATTATGGATATCTTTAACTCAATGTTTGGCGGTTCCGGAGGCTTTGGCGGCGGTTTCGGTCGAAGCAGACGGGATCCAGGTCAGAAATATGCACTGGATTTTGAGATTGAGTTGCCCCTGCAGTTCAATGAAGCGGTTTTCGGATGCGAAAAGAAGATAGACATCACTTACAAAACCTACTGTCGTGACTGTGAAGGAACCGGAGCAAAGGATGCCAAACTCAGTACATGTGACTACTGCGGCGGACAGGGCCAGGTCGTCATGCGCCAAGGCTTCATGACCTTTGCACAGGAGTGTCCCAAATGTCATGGTGTCGGGAAAAAGATAGAACAGAAATGTCCTACCTGTAAAGGCAAAGGCTATGAGAACAAAGAAGATACTGTAACCATCAAAGTCCCTGCCGGTGTTGACAGTGGGAATAGACTGCGTGTGCAAGGATACGGAAATGAAGCCAGAAACGGACAAAGAGGCGACCTTTACCTGACCTTCTATGTAGAAGAGGATGAACACTTCATCCGAAACGGCAATGATGTCTATATCGAGGTACCGGTATTCTTCACACAGGCGATTCTAGGTGCGACTATTACCATTCCTGCACTCCAGGGAGAACTTGAACTCGAACTTAAGCAAGGAACCAAGGACAAAGAACAGTTCATCTTTGATAATGAGGGAATTCCTGATGTACACAGCGGACGCAAAGGACGACTCATTGCTCAGATCAAAATGATCTTGCCTAAAAAGATCAACGAGGAGCAAAAAGAGCTGCTTGAAAAACTTCAGGAGAGCTACGGTGTAGAGAGCCACCCACATAAAAGTACTTTTGAGTCTGCTTTTGACCGTATCAAAAGCTGGTTCAAGAATTAG
- a CDS encoding Dabb family protein gives MVVHIVMFKFKEKNREPNMIRAKQILEGLVGTVPTLRSMDVGLNFSEEERAMDLSIITTFETKEGLEAYAVHPEHLKAVEFIKQVVEYSKVVDYENT, from the coding sequence ATGGTAGTACACATTGTGATGTTTAAGTTCAAAGAAAAGAACAGAGAGCCGAATATGATCCGGGCAAAGCAGATACTGGAGGGGCTTGTCGGTACAGTACCGACACTGCGAAGTATGGATGTCGGATTGAATTTTTCTGAAGAAGAGAGGGCAATGGACCTGAGTATTATTACTACATTTGAGACTAAAGAGGGACTGGAAGCGTATGCCGTACATCCTGAACATCTAAAGGCAGTCGAGTTTATCAAGCAGGTAGTAGAATACTCAAAAGTCGTGGATTATGAAAACACATAA
- the recR gene encoding recombination mediator RecR: protein MKTHKIEAFENLVEAFGALPSIGKKTAIRLAYHAVMEDGFAALKLAHALEDAVGSIQKCSKCHNMSEDELCSICSDPYRDTTKLCIVQSAKDILTIEESCHFDGIYYVISEVCDLDEDHLFYAVNGVKEIIFAFPPSIATDTMILYIEDKLTGLNIQFSKIAQGVPTGVELENIDMMSLSRALEARVKI, encoded by the coding sequence ATGAAAACACATAAAATAGAAGCGTTTGAAAATCTGGTAGAAGCATTTGGTGCTTTACCCTCTATAGGGAAAAAGACGGCGATCCGTCTGGCGTATCATGCAGTTATGGAAGATGGATTTGCCGCACTTAAACTTGCCCATGCACTTGAAGATGCTGTAGGCAGTATCCAAAAGTGCAGCAAATGCCACAATATGAGTGAAGATGAACTCTGTTCCATCTGTTCTGATCCCTATCGTGATACGACTAAACTCTGTATTGTCCAGAGTGCCAAAGATATTTTGACTATTGAAGAGAGCTGCCACTTTGACGGTATATACTATGTCATATCGGAAGTATGTGATCTTGATGAAGACCATCTTTTTTATGCAGTTAACGGTGTTAAGGAGATCATCTTTGCCTTTCCTCCTAGCATTGCTACCGATACGATGATCCTTTATATAGAAGATAAACTTACAGGACTTAATATACAATTCTCAAAGATTGCACAGGGCGTCCCTACCGGGGTAGAGTTGGAGAATATTGATATGATGTCACTTTCTCGTGCACTTGAAGCGAGAGTAAAGATTTAG
- a CDS encoding DHH family phosphoesterase, with protein sequence MHQQHVYHLSHIDLDGYGCQYLTNKCFKNIDSFNANYGPEVTARLEEIVKKIEQDKFVQGTEIERLILITDLNLTTKEGNWIEREAIRIGAKLQLLDHHATGANAAERFAWYILDTTRCATLITYDWLQQHYGFDPENEYATIVKAINAIDIWKNEDELFEYGKVMLGMISGAREINRILFPDEDRAFKLAMIEAAKERIGMHEAPIRLDDDLHQIKKAFFRQHENSTKDNLVAFYVTDLLTKEKQRLTIYYKDYKGILGYNVGNTSIIGNTFLINNPDYDFYMDINFRGHFSLRSNNKLDVSAMAAEIGNGGGHPNASGGKIEGYKDSFVYSDVRKFVQEYINEKSTDK encoded by the coding sequence ATGCACCAACAACATGTTTATCACCTTTCCCACATTGATCTTGACGGGTACGGATGCCAGTATCTGACAAACAAGTGTTTTAAAAATATAGACTCCTTCAATGCCAACTATGGGCCGGAAGTCACAGCACGACTTGAAGAGATCGTCAAGAAAATCGAACAGGACAAATTCGTTCAGGGAACCGAGATCGAACGTCTTATTCTTATAACCGATCTTAACCTGACTACAAAAGAAGGAAACTGGATCGAAAGAGAGGCTATACGTATTGGAGCAAAACTGCAACTTCTTGATCACCATGCCACAGGAGCCAATGCCGCAGAACGTTTTGCCTGGTATATCCTTGATACTACACGCTGTGCTACCCTCATCACTTACGACTGGCTTCAGCAGCACTATGGTTTTGACCCTGAAAATGAGTATGCTACTATCGTCAAAGCGATAAATGCCATCGATATCTGGAAGAACGAAGATGAACTTTTCGAATACGGAAAAGTGATGCTTGGCATGATCTCCGGTGCAAGGGAGATAAACCGTATTCTCTTTCCTGATGAAGATAGAGCTTTTAAACTCGCTATGATCGAAGCGGCCAAAGAGCGTATCGGTATGCATGAAGCACCTATCCGGCTCGATGATGACCTGCACCAGATCAAAAAGGCCTTTTTCAGGCAGCATGAGAACAGTACTAAAGACAATCTCGTTGCATTCTATGTCACAGACCTGCTGACCAAAGAGAAACAGCGCCTTACCATTTACTATAAAGACTATAAAGGTATTTTAGGCTACAACGTCGGCAATACTTCCATTATTGGAAATACTTTCCTCATCAACAATCCTGACTATGACTTCTATATGGATATTAACTTCAGAGGACACTTTTCACTGCGCAGCAACAATAAACTTGATGTATCTGCTATGGCTGCAGAAATAGGTAATGGCGGCGGGCACCCTAATGCAAGCGGCGGGAAAATAGAAGGTTACAAGGATTCTTTCGTATACAGTGATGTCCGTAAGTTCGTTCAGGAATATATAAATGAAAAGAGCACCGATAAATAA
- a CDS encoding RrF2 family transcriptional regulator, whose protein sequence is MLLTRASEYALLSLDTIRKSDRPIGAEQLANELSIPKSFLAKILQSLAKEGILESRKGAHGGFVLAQDVNEITVHSIILAAEGKAPAVFDCTSYSQTCPNGAIGSCAISPFLANFQTRIDDFLHGLTLGDII, encoded by the coding sequence ATGTTATTAACACGTGCAAGCGAATATGCCCTCCTATCCTTGGACACAATTCGCAAATCAGACAGACCTATCGGTGCAGAACAACTGGCCAATGAACTCAGTATCCCTAAAAGTTTTCTTGCCAAGATACTGCAAAGTTTGGCAAAAGAAGGTATTTTAGAGTCTCGAAAAGGTGCTCATGGAGGTTTTGTTCTGGCACAGGATGTAAATGAGATCACTGTTCACAGCATCATTCTTGCTGCAGAAGGAAAGGCACCGGCAGTCTTTGACTGTACGAGCTACTCACAAACTTGTCCTAACGGTGCGATAGGAAGCTGTGCAATCTCTCCGTTCCTTGCCAATTTTCAGACCAGAATCGATGATTTTCTTCATGGACTTACACTCGGAGACATCATATAA